From a single Candidatus Saccharibacteria bacterium genomic region:
- a CDS encoding winged helix-turn-helix transcriptional regulator — MSSYTTEACMSQQSLDELVALMKLLSDPTRLKVLHTLRSKGPHCVGDCMCHLPGVSQSLLSHHIADLREAGLVVSEKKGLKVYYSLSSRGQELMAMLTKLNKGEKDMDGCQCSGCTCQSCKC; from the coding sequence ATGAGTTCATATACTACTGAAGCGTGTATGTCGCAGCAATCACTCGATGAGTTAGTCGCGCTTATGAAACTACTTAGTGATCCTACTCGTCTTAAAGTTTTGCATACCCTAAGGAGTAAAGGACCGCATTGTGTTGGAGACTGCATGTGCCACCTACCTGGTGTTTCACAAAGCCTACTGTCGCACCACATTGCCGACTTACGAGAAGCAGGCTTGGTCGTTTCAGAAAAGAAGGGGCTGAAAGTATATTATTCGCTTTCATCACGCGGCCAAGAACTAATGGCCATGCTAACCAAACTAAATAAAGGAGAGAAGGACATGGACGGATGCCAATGCAGCGGCTGTACTTGCCAAAGCTGCAAGTGCTAA
- a CDS encoding sigma-70 family RNA polymerase sigma factor, with the protein MNIGDFYDQYVEKVYKFFYIKTLNRHIAEDLTSQTFVALVESLGSKKIDNPQKYLYGIMRNNWTEFLKDKYKQQVQSLESIENFEEYAQTETLEFELAGSTHDRLKPFIDRLPPKQQAVLTLRIFDGLNVRQTAEAIDRDVNYVKVTYRRAIARLRQNIKSPFLDGEEIA; encoded by the coding sequence ATGAATATCGGCGATTTTTACGATCAGTATGTAGAGAAAGTTTACAAGTTCTTTTACATAAAAACGCTCAACCGGCACATAGCAGAAGATTTGACCAGCCAAACCTTCGTAGCTTTGGTTGAGAGTTTAGGTAGTAAAAAAATCGATAATCCCCAGAAGTACCTTTACGGAATTATGCGCAACAACTGGACGGAGTTTCTAAAAGACAAGTACAAGCAGCAGGTGCAAAGCTTAGAGTCGATTGAAAACTTTGAAGAGTATGCGCAAACTGAAACGCTTGAGTTTGAGCTAGCGGGCAGCACCCATGATCGGCTGAAGCCCTTCATAGACCGTTTGCCGCCCAAACAGCAAGCCGTGCTAACTTTAAGGATTTTCGATGGCCTAAACGTGCGGCAAACAGCCGAGGCAATCGACCGAGACGTCAACTATGTAAAGGTTACTTACCGTCGGGCTATCGCTCGGTTGAGGCAAAATATAAAAAGTCCGTTTTTGGATGGAGAGGAGATAGCATGA
- a CDS encoding PepSY domain-containing protein, which produces MKKMPRDLRRVVHDDRLVINPAFRRKLKNEILRIQEGSAIMAKTNKKSANKLSFLKTLNTVPGVAALAVLIVVGSVTGVLASNHARKVSERSSALPSNLEGLVSMESVRATALAENPTAQITGIELENEEGVLYYKVRFADGSFKLYDAKTGQLVVKPIDETAEKDEAVPADFKPAVTLDQARTTAQAKRPGQTVVKIELEVEDGIVVYSVRFADGSRVDVNATDGSVVRVKTADSTTKTESSSDDSNNEIETEDEKSGSDSGSSDQRSGDDSHSGSSGSGSSDSGGSGSGHDD; this is translated from the coding sequence ATGAAGAAAATGCCCCGCGACTTAAGGCGTGTAGTCCACGATGATCGCTTGGTGATTAATCCTGCATTTCGTCGAAAACTCAAAAACGAAATATTAAGAATTCAGGAAGGAAGCGCAATTATGGCAAAAACGAATAAAAAGTCAGCTAACAAGTTATCATTTCTCAAAACGTTAAATACCGTCCCCGGTGTGGCCGCGCTGGCCGTATTGATTGTCGTAGGCTCGGTGACTGGGGTTCTGGCCTCTAACCACGCCCGTAAGGTTAGCGAGAGAAGCTCGGCGCTACCTAGCAACCTCGAAGGTTTAGTCAGCATGGAATCCGTACGTGCAACAGCCTTAGCCGAAAATCCAACAGCCCAGATAACTGGCATTGAGTTAGAGAATGAAGAAGGTGTTTTGTACTATAAGGTACGTTTCGCTGACGGTAGTTTTAAGCTTTATGATGCCAAAACCGGCCAACTAGTTGTTAAGCCAATTGACGAAACAGCAGAAAAAGATGAGGCAGTGCCAGCAGACTTTAAACCAGCGGTAACGCTTGATCAGGCTCGCACCACGGCTCAAGCAAAACGACCAGGCCAAACCGTGGTAAAGATCGAGCTAGAAGTTGAAGACGGAATCGTTGTCTACAGCGTACGTTTTGCGGATGGCAGCCGTGTAGACGTAAACGCTACCGATGGTTCGGTTGTCCGAGTAAAAACCGCTGATAGCACTACTAAGACTGAGAGCAGCAGTGACGATTCTAATAACGAAATAGAGACAGAAGATGAAAAGTCTGGCAGCGATTCAGGAAGTAGTGATCAACGAAGCGGTGATGATTCGCATTCAGGAAGCTCTGGCTCCGGCAGCTCAGATTCAGGCGGCTCTGGCTCTGGCCACGATGATTAG
- a CDS encoding leucine-rich repeat domain-containing protein: MSKKIFAGLMMVIVFTGFIFYVLSKKDNEQPNITSTTTASKGELNKAGQNLSQVSSEIYNQTDTMVLVFSNNSLKSLPSEMGRMVNLTTLKLDHNQLEGSLIGEIRQMQNLKILDASYNKMTGIPAEIGQLKNLQSLDYSYNQITDLPNELANLKNLKLLNLTANPISTDKIQSLKAALPKTNIIF; the protein is encoded by the coding sequence ATGAGCAAAAAAATATTCGCGGGCCTAATGATGGTGATAGTATTTACTGGCTTTATATTTTACGTACTTTCAAAAAAAGACAATGAACAGCCCAACATTACCTCTACTACGACAGCCTCCAAAGGCGAGCTTAATAAAGCAGGCCAAAATTTGAGCCAGGTATCCTCAGAAATTTACAACCAAACAGATACTATGGTTTTGGTTTTTTCTAACAACAGTCTAAAGAGTCTGCCCAGCGAAATGGGCAGAATGGTTAATCTGACTACTCTAAAACTTGACCACAATCAGCTTGAGGGTAGCCTCATAGGCGAGATTAGGCAAATGCAAAATCTCAAAATTCTTGATGCGAGCTACAATAAGATGACAGGCATACCTGCCGAGATAGGGCAGCTAAAAAACCTCCAAAGTCTTGATTACAGCTACAATCAGATTACTGATCTGCCAAATGAACTAGCAAATCTCAAGAATCTAAAGCTGCTAAACCTTACTGCCAACCCAATTTCGACAGACAAAATCCAAAGCCTCAAGGCGGCATTACCGAAAACCAACATTATTTTCTAG
- a CDS encoding rhodanese-like domain-containing protein → MKVVIIDVREPFEFASGHINGAINIPPEKFVSGTPEELKNVDKETRLIVYCRSGSRSNSAIPFFRQMGFTNIENGINQDRLRAKYGV, encoded by the coding sequence ATGAAAGTAGTGATAATTGACGTACGAGAACCGTTTGAATTTGCCAGCGGTCATATAAATGGCGCCATCAATATCCCGCCCGAAAAGTTTGTTAGCGGTACGCCGGAAGAGTTAAAAAATGTCGACAAAGAGACGCGGCTAATCGTTTACTGCAGAAGCGGCTCTCGCAGCAATTCGGCAATTCCATTCTTTAGACAAATGGGGTTTACTAACATCGAGAATGGCATTAATCAAGATCGTTTGAGGGCAAAGTACGGGGTCTAG
- a CDS encoding zinc ribbon domain-containing protein — MAKQCQSCGMPLQTRKAGDCRGSEADGSKSEKWCKLCYESGAFLGPNRTIDDMKKIVDDTLVENGSGRIMRWLAQKQLPRLERWKAK; from the coding sequence ATGGCCAAACAGTGTCAAAGTTGTGGGATGCCGCTACAAACCAGAAAAGCTGGAGACTGCCGTGGGTCCGAAGCCGACGGCAGTAAGAGCGAAAAATGGTGCAAATTGTGTTATGAAAGCGGCGCTTTTTTAGGCCCCAATCGTACCATCGATGATATGAAAAAGATTGTTGATGATACTTTGGTTGAAAACGGTAGTGGGCGGATTATGCGCTGGCTGGCCCAGAAACAACTCCCCCGCCTTGAACGCTGGAAAGCTAAGTAA
- a CDS encoding metallophosphoesterase produces the protein MKLNFDAIKSTRFSVLIVVCAITFAAGLLVASSYTSSIYTNVSPSYKPSSQIAKNELFFSAVGDFDIGERFGQTLDNLANGKPHFVLALGDFSYSKTSEKEWCNQINAKVNAPFQLVAGNHDIEPLAKIEKFSACLPNRIPNLVGSYPDSYYFDYQKLARMIVISPDIEVGGHKAKFTKDDPDYTWLKETISEAKKQNISWVVVAMHKNCISVGIKSCEIGQDLSDLLVSQKVDLILQGHEHAYMRSKQLVISDDCKTISPLSINPESCAKSAKNGKFIKSEGSVLAIVGSGGAEERPINMNSASLNLFESYYGGNSDSVYGALQISVSSDRLVAKFVQNQTSEIKDSFTIASE, from the coding sequence ATGAAGTTAAACTTTGACGCTATAAAATCTACACGTTTTTCTGTGCTTATTGTAGTTTGTGCGATAACATTTGCAGCTGGTCTTTTAGTTGCTTCAAGCTATACCTCTAGCATATACACAAACGTAAGTCCTTCGTACAAACCTAGCTCCCAGATCGCAAAAAATGAGTTATTTTTTTCTGCTGTGGGCGACTTCGATATCGGTGAGAGATTCGGTCAGACTCTCGACAACCTAGCCAATGGCAAGCCTCACTTTGTTCTTGCGCTGGGTGACTTTAGCTACAGCAAAACAAGCGAAAAGGAATGGTGTAATCAGATTAACGCCAAAGTAAATGCCCCGTTCCAGCTTGTTGCTGGCAACCACGATATAGAACCATTAGCAAAAATTGAGAAATTTTCGGCTTGTCTGCCAAATCGTATACCAAACTTAGTTGGCTCATACCCTGATTCGTACTACTTTGACTACCAAAAACTTGCGAGGATGATCGTAATCTCGCCCGATATCGAAGTGGGTGGTCACAAAGCTAAATTTACTAAGGATGATCCCGATTACACCTGGCTAAAAGAAACAATCTCAGAAGCTAAAAAGCAGAACATTTCATGGGTAGTCGTAGCAATGCACAAGAACTGCATAAGCGTTGGTATAAAAAGCTGTGAAATCGGGCAAGATCTTAGCGACCTACTGGTCAGCCAGAAAGTAGACTTAATTCTACAAGGTCACGAACATGCCTATATGCGCAGTAAGCAGTTGGTAATATCTGATGATTGCAAAACAATATCGCCACTCAGTATTAACCCCGAAAGTTGCGCAAAGTCAGCGAAAAACGGCAAGTTCATTAAGTCTGAAGGAAGTGTCTTAGCAATTGTTGGAAGTGGCGGCGCGGAGGAACGTCCCATAAATATGAACTCCGCTAGTCTCAACCTCTTTGAATCTTACTATGGTGGTAACAGTGATTCGGTTTATGGAGCACTCCAAATTAGCGTTAGTAGCGATAGGCTAGTAGCTAAGTTCGTACAAAATCAAACTAGCGAAATTAAAGATAGTTTCACTATTGCGTCTGAGTAA
- a CDS encoding YdeI/OmpD-associated family protein, producing MNIHQLADGTVHNLPNDLKKAILADQKMLEMWQDITPLARNEWICWVEEAKKAETRSRRIEVGKSKMHSGMRRPCCWQGCSHRPGKKPWVKK from the coding sequence ATGAATATTCATCAATTAGCTGACGGAACCGTACACAATTTACCCAACGACCTCAAAAAAGCTATTTTGGCTGATCAAAAAATGCTTGAGATGTGGCAAGATATTACGCCACTGGCGCGCAATGAGTGGATTTGTTGGGTCGAAGAAGCCAAAAAGGCCGAAACGCGCTCTAGAAGAATTGAAGTTGGCAAATCCAAAATGCATTCTGGCATGCGCCGACCATGCTGCTGGCAGGGCTGTTCGCATCGACCTGGCAAAAAACCTTGGGTCAAGAAGTAA
- a CDS encoding DUF1801 domain-containing protein: MAQQLKTQQRDDSVEDFIQSFPAEDIDDAKRLCDLMSKSTGEKPARWGNKIVGFGKYTYKYASGRSGDWPPVAFAPRKGGMTLYLMDGQDKYKEELSGMTVAGSGKSCVYLKRLNQIDQTKLAAVIKKSYLAIVAAHS, from the coding sequence ATGGCACAACAACTAAAGACTCAGCAGCGTGATGATTCGGTCGAAGACTTCATTCAAAGCTTTCCGGCAGAAGATATCGACGACGCCAAGAGGCTGTGCGATTTAATGTCAAAATCTACGGGCGAAAAACCAGCTCGATGGGGCAACAAAATCGTTGGCTTTGGCAAATACACCTACAAATACGCCAGTGGACGCAGTGGCGACTGGCCGCCAGTGGCCTTTGCCCCAAGAAAGGGCGGCATGACGCTATACCTTATGGACGGACAAGATAAGTATAAAGAAGAATTAAGTGGCATGACCGTGGCTGGTTCGGGCAAGTCCTGCGTGTACCTAAAACGCCTAAATCAGATTGATCAAACCAAACTTGCAGCAGTTATCAAAAAATCCTACCTCGCGATAGTGGCCGCTCATAGCTAA
- a CDS encoding cytochrome c biogenesis protein DipZ: protein MLVTALLSYVAGLLTALAPCVLPLLPIILGGSFVAEKKDKWRPYIITASLVVSLILFTLLLKASTIFIGIDPKVWTIGSGILVIILGIFMLLPDLWAQIIGRLGIEHRTQGLLGKAYKQQNGTLSAVLIGAALGPIFSSCSPTYAWVIATVLPSSTLLGMFYLTCYVLGVATALLAIALLGRRLLERIKWASNPRGLFQRGIAALFILVGILVATGLDKKIQTYLVEKDFINIKLLEEKLVPKSDNSSHSNSAADTNKERFNVDAYDAPELKNIAEWINSDPLSIKGLRGKVVLIDFWTYSCINCQRTQPYLNTWYDKYKDDGFVIVGVHAPEFAFEKVTENVKRAVVEASIKYPVALDNDFATWRAYQNRFWPAKYLIDKDGQVRYTHFGEGDYAETEKTIQELLKESGKSITEKIEIERSAGSAAGEQTPETYLGYDRAERFANAAQFMGDQPVDYSLASELKEHEWSLGGQWQINDESSQSLSGESRLRINFSAKEVYLVMSGPPGSLVEVSVEGEGSPGGADVNPKKQVSLSGARLYKIVNLDKFMSNQMLTLTFQSGVTVNAFTFGS, encoded by the coding sequence ATGCTGGTAACGGCACTACTTTCATATGTTGCGGGGCTGCTGACGGCTCTAGCCCCGTGCGTACTGCCACTACTGCCAATCATCCTCGGCGGCAGTTTTGTGGCAGAGAAAAAGGACAAGTGGCGGCCATATATCATCACAGCTAGCCTGGTTGTTTCACTTATCCTATTTACTCTGCTTCTCAAGGCTTCAACCATATTTATAGGTATTGACCCAAAAGTCTGGACGATTGGCTCAGGGATTCTGGTAATCATCCTAGGTATTTTTATGCTACTGCCTGATTTATGGGCACAAATCATCGGAAGGCTGGGCATTGAACACAGGACTCAAGGTTTACTCGGTAAAGCCTACAAACAACAAAATGGCACATTGTCGGCAGTTCTCATTGGTGCGGCGCTAGGCCCCATTTTTAGTAGCTGTAGCCCAACCTATGCTTGGGTAATTGCCACCGTGTTACCTTCAAGCACATTACTCGGGATGTTTTACCTGACGTGTTACGTCCTCGGGGTGGCTACGGCATTGTTGGCCATAGCGCTACTTGGTCGTAGGTTGCTAGAGCGTATCAAGTGGGCAAGCAACCCCAGGGGATTGTTCCAAAGAGGCATCGCTGCTTTGTTCATTTTGGTTGGGATACTTGTTGCAACTGGGCTAGACAAAAAAATACAAACTTATCTAGTGGAAAAAGATTTTATCAACATAAAGCTACTAGAAGAAAAACTAGTTCCAAAAAGTGATAATTCGTCACATTCAAATAGCGCTGCCGACACAAATAAAGAAAGATTTAATGTCGATGCTTATGATGCGCCGGAGCTAAAAAATATTGCAGAGTGGATAAATAGCGACCCACTGAGCATTAAAGGCTTAAGAGGAAAAGTGGTACTTATAGACTTCTGGACGTATTCCTGTATTAATTGCCAACGGACTCAGCCATACTTAAATACTTGGTACGACAAGTACAAAGATGATGGATTTGTCATCGTTGGCGTGCATGCTCCAGAGTTTGCTTTTGAAAAAGTTACCGAAAACGTCAAGCGCGCGGTAGTTGAAGCGAGCATTAAGTACCCAGTAGCTTTGGATAACGACTTTGCTACCTGGCGAGCGTACCAAAATCGCTTCTGGCCCGCTAAATACTTGATCGACAAGGATGGCCAGGTTCGGTACACGCATTTTGGTGAGGGCGACTATGCCGAAACCGAGAAAACTATCCAAGAATTACTTAAGGAATCCGGAAAATCAATTACAGAAAAAATTGAAATAGAACGTAGCGCAGGCTCGGCAGCCGGCGAGCAAACACCAGAAACATACCTCGGCTACGACCGCGCCGAACGCTTTGCTAATGCCGCCCAGTTTATGGGCGATCAACCCGTAGACTATTCCCTTGCGAGTGAACTAAAAGAACACGAGTGGTCGCTGGGTGGGCAATGGCAAATAAACGATGAGTCTAGCCAAAGCCTTTCGGGCGAATCAAGGCTAAGAATAAACTTTTCTGCCAAAGAAGTCTACCTCGTCATGAGCGGTCCACCCGGATCGCTCGTCGAAGTATCCGTTGAGGGTGAGGGTTCCCCGGGCGGAGCCGATGTTAACCCAAAAAAACAAGTGAGCCTGAGCGGCGCTCGCCTATACAAAATCGTGAACTTAGATAAATTTATGTCCAACCAGATGCTAACTTTGACATTTCAATCGGGCGTCACCGTCAACGCATTCACTTTTGGTAGCTAA
- a CDS encoding thioredoxin family protein: MNKKTSVIVASIVGVLLVGGGVMAYNNNRNDKKEQEKMAMEKKTEEEAMMKKDEAAAMEKDKMASEGDAMAEGDAMSKHGSYVTLADYNKDSSKYADSKKVYFFHASWCPICQGIDKEINADMTKIPAGVTLIKTDFDSSTDLRQKYGVTTQYTFVQVDTNGNETAQWSATSLTKAIDSIKS, encoded by the coding sequence ATGAACAAGAAAACATCAGTAATTGTAGCTAGCATTGTCGGAGTATTATTGGTCGGCGGTGGAGTAATGGCCTACAACAATAATCGTAACGACAAAAAAGAACAAGAGAAAATGGCGATGGAGAAGAAGACTGAGGAAGAAGCTATGATGAAAAAAGATGAAGCCGCCGCTATGGAAAAAGATAAAATGGCGAGTGAGGGCGACGCCATGGCCGAGGGCGACGCCATGAGCAAGCACGGCTCGTATGTAACGCTTGCTGACTACAATAAAGACTCCAGTAAATATGCTGATTCAAAGAAAGTCTACTTCTTCCACGCAAGCTGGTGCCCTATCTGCCAAGGTATTGATAAAGAAATAAACGCTGATATGACAAAAATCCCAGCTGGTGTCACGCTAATAAAAACCGATTTTGACAGCTCGACCGACCTACGCCAAAAATACGGCGTCACCACCCAGTACACATTTGTGCAGGTTGATACCAATGGCAATGAAACAGCGCAGTGGTCTGCAACTTCGCTTACTAAAGCCATTGACAGTATAAAGTCGTAA
- a CDS encoding helix-turn-helix domain-containing protein codes for MVNTVREARTALKITQDELADKVQATRQTIIAIEKGNYVPSVLLALRLAAILNKKVEEIFKYEKI; via the coding sequence GTGGTTAATACAGTGCGTGAAGCGCGCACTGCCCTTAAGATTACCCAAGACGAGCTGGCCGATAAGGTACAGGCGACTAGACAAACTATCATTGCTATCGAAAAAGGCAATTATGTGCCAAGTGTGCTGCTAGCGCTTAGATTAGCCGCTATACTAAACAAAAAGGTGGAGGAGATCTTTAAATATGAAAAAATATAA
- a CDS encoding cytochrome ubiquinol oxidase subunit I, whose amino-acid sequence MINVDAARALMADSLAFHIIFALLGVGLPPVILLMEQLAIRRKNPIIIEHAKRLSYATLILVIAGVASGTIVAIQMSLMWAGLVKFGGRVMGLAFGWEGYAFMLEAVFLAFYVSTWGKIKGWKHWWLGVPVALGSLGSAFAITLGNAWMQNPGTLNVVDGVVQTTNPLANLLSRTALFMVGHSIAGYYLATLLCVLGIYAFYTLKFRPAGNDKNAVRQIMFRLSATAVIFIGITGIIGHFQTQYLARSQPRKFAAIELNETTQKNAPYILGGHWNEDGKVEGGVKIPNMLSILVGDSPSTEVKGLQDFPKDTWPMLFINFLFEAKLLLVGSSAVITVLFTALHSKKLKQKYRDWRYKKPTLIALLPLGPLAIIVVELGWMVAEFGRQPFIVNGYLLTSDAFTGQIGSWGFIFPILYLILFAVTSLALWILFKKQGEVKPAKGLY is encoded by the coding sequence ATGATAAATGTAGATGCTGCGCGCGCATTGATGGCTGATAGCCTCGCATTTCATATAATTTTCGCACTACTTGGCGTAGGGCTTCCACCCGTAATTCTTTTAATGGAACAACTTGCGATACGTAGGAAAAATCCAATAATTATTGAGCACGCTAAGCGACTTTCGTATGCAACTCTTATTCTGGTCATTGCGGGGGTTGCTTCAGGTACAATAGTCGCCATACAAATGTCACTTATGTGGGCCGGACTAGTTAAGTTTGGTGGACGAGTTATGGGCCTTGCGTTTGGTTGGGAAGGTTATGCGTTTATGCTGGAAGCTGTATTTTTAGCCTTTTATGTCTCGACTTGGGGCAAGATCAAAGGCTGGAAACATTGGTGGCTCGGAGTTCCTGTGGCTCTTGGGTCCTTAGGATCTGCTTTTGCGATTACGCTCGGAAATGCGTGGATGCAAAATCCGGGGACATTAAATGTAGTTGACGGCGTTGTTCAGACGACTAATCCTCTTGCTAATTTATTATCAAGAACTGCATTGTTTATGGTTGGCCACTCAATTGCAGGGTATTATTTAGCAACGTTACTGTGTGTTCTAGGCATATACGCATTTTATACACTTAAGTTTAGGCCAGCGGGCAACGACAAAAATGCCGTACGGCAAATTATGTTCAGGCTCTCTGCAACAGCGGTAATTTTTATCGGTATTACAGGTATTATTGGACATTTTCAGACACAGTATTTGGCAAGATCTCAACCTCGTAAATTCGCAGCAATTGAGCTCAACGAGACAACACAAAAAAATGCTCCATACATTCTTGGCGGTCATTGGAATGAAGACGGCAAAGTCGAGGGAGGTGTAAAAATCCCAAACATGCTTAGCATTTTAGTAGGAGATAGCCCATCAACTGAAGTTAAGGGTCTACAGGATTTTCCGAAAGATACATGGCCAATGCTATTTATAAATTTCCTCTTTGAAGCCAAGCTTTTATTAGTCGGCTCGAGCGCAGTGATTACAGTTTTATTTACGGCACTACATTCAAAAAAGCTCAAGCAAAAGTATCGTGATTGGCGTTATAAAAAGCCGACATTAATCGCACTTTTGCCCCTAGGGCCGCTAGCAATTATCGTCGTAGAGCTTGGCTGGATGGTTGCAGAATTTGGGAGACAGCCTTTTATCGTCAATGGGTACCTACTAACTAGTGACGCGTTTACTGGGCAAATCGGTTCTTGGGGTTTCATTTTCCCCATTTTATATCTAATTTTATTTGCGGTTACTTCGCTGGCATTATGGATATTGTTTAAGAAACAAGGTGAGGTAAAACCTGCGAAAGGTTTGTATTGA
- the sodX gene encoding nickel-type superoxide dismutase maturation protease — protein sequence MLRRVVGASMLPSLRPGQIIYVRRWRYVPKVNDIVMVKHCGLEKVKRITAVESDGVYVVGDNTDASTDSRHFGVVPFAMVIGKVFKLR from the coding sequence ATGTTGCGTAGAGTAGTTGGAGCAAGTATGCTTCCAAGCCTCAGGCCTGGACAAATCATCTATGTTAGACGCTGGCGTTACGTTCCAAAAGTGAACGATATTGTCATGGTTAAGCATTGCGGACTCGAAAAAGTAAAAAGAATAACGGCCGTCGAGTCAGATGGTGTTTATGTGGTTGGCGATAACACTGATGCAAGTACTGATAGCAGGCATTTTGGCGTAGTGCCATTTGCTATGGTTATTGGTAAGGTATTTAAATTGCGGTAA
- the sodN gene encoding superoxide dismutase, Ni, which produces MKLFNIKPAYAHCDLPCGIYDPAQARIEAESVLAIQEKMEGLDPDNRIRAVIIKEQRAELVKHHLWVLWTDYFKPPHLEKYPDLHDKIWRATKQAGECKHHSEPEEGKKLLIMIDEIAKIFWETKKAS; this is translated from the coding sequence ATGAAGTTATTCAACATCAAACCAGCTTACGCTCACTGCGACCTACCCTGCGGCATCTACGACCCAGCTCAAGCAAGGATTGAAGCAGAAAGTGTATTGGCAATACAAGAGAAAATGGAGGGTCTTGACCCTGACAATAGAATTCGTGCGGTTATTATCAAAGAACAGAGAGCAGAGCTAGTAAAACATCATCTGTGGGTTCTGTGGACTGACTATTTCAAACCACCACATCTGGAAAAATACCCCGACCTTCATGACAAAATATGGAGAGCTACCAAGCAAGCCGGAGAATGCAAGCACCATAGCGAACCCGAAGAAGGCAAAAAGTTACTAATAATGATAGACGAAATTGCCAAAATATTCTGGGAGACAAAAAAAGCATCTTAG
- a CDS encoding MerR family transcriptional regulator gives MGHKSDVEYPVEIQEASRLSGLSEHTLRYYEKIGLLRPISRDANSGHRLYGADDVATLQSLSYLSACGFSISEMRRYLQYIRSVDNYAVEALKMFVEHEKAFAQKLKTLKLQHEYIQTKVLYWQARVENDETKLDEAITKNRKVAEQLLNSNLYRRQK, from the coding sequence ATGGGTCACAAAAGTGATGTTGAGTATCCGGTTGAAATACAAGAAGCGTCGCGGCTCAGTGGTTTGAGTGAGCACACGCTTCGTTACTACGAGAAAATCGGTTTACTACGCCCTATCAGCAGAGACGCAAACAGCGGGCACCGCCTCTATGGCGCAGATGACGTCGCCACATTGCAATCTTTATCGTATTTGAGCGCCTGTGGTTTTTCTATCTCGGAAATGCGCCGTTACCTACAGTATATTCGCAGCGTCGACAACTATGCCGTTGAAGCGCTGAAGATGTTTGTCGAGCACGAAAAAGCCTTTGCTCAGAAGCTGAAGACGCTGAAGTTACAACATGAATACATCCAGACAAAGGTATTGTACTGGCAAGCACGCGTCGAGAACGATGAGACGAAGTTAGATGAAGCTATCACAAAGAACCGCAAGGTAGCAGAACAACTGCTCAATAGTAATCTGTATAGGAGGCAAAAATGA
- a CDS encoding NAD(P)-binding domain-containing protein: protein MKIAILGTGMVGKAHAGRLVALGHEVALGTQDVEATKKSDKPDNAGQLFADWLAKNQSVQLMPFHEAAEFGDIIINALSGEVSVLVLTGLNQQIGKKIVIDIANPLDFSHGFPPTLSVSNTDSLGEQLQAAIPKARVVKAFNTLTAALQVEPSLIASGEHALFISGNDAVAKQQVTELAESYGWHTIIDLGDISTARGSEMYLPLWLRLMDALGTPMFNIAIIK, encoded by the coding sequence ATGAAGATAGCAATACTAGGAACAGGCATGGTCGGCAAAGCGCATGCTGGGCGGCTTGTGGCGCTTGGCCACGAGGTCGCCCTCGGCACGCAAGATGTCGAGGCAACCAAGAAGAGCGATAAGCCCGATAACGCTGGCCAGCTTTTCGCCGACTGGCTGGCAAAAAATCAGAGCGTACAACTTATGCCGTTCCACGAAGCGGCCGAGTTCGGCGACATCATCATCAACGCCCTATCCGGCGAAGTGTCGGTGCTGGTTCTTACGGGTCTCAATCAGCAGATTGGCAAAAAGATAGTTATAGATATTGCCAACCCGCTTGATTTTTCTCATGGCTTTCCGCCAACCCTTTCTGTTAGTAATACCGACAGCCTTGGCGAGCAACTACAGGCGGCCATACCGAAGGCTAGAGTGGTGAAGGCGTTTAACACGCTCACCGCGGCACTGCAAGTGGAGCCTAGTCTCATCGCGAGCGGTGAGCATGCACTTTTCATCAGCGGCAATGACGCTGTGGCCAAACAGCAAGTAACGGAGCTCGCCGAGAGCTACGGCTGGCACACCATCATCGACCTCGGCGATATTTCGACCGCCCGAGGCAGCGAGATGTATTTGCCGCTGTGGCTTCGCCTGATGGACGCACTCGGTACGCCAATGTTTAATATAGCAATCATAAAATAA